In Larimichthys crocea isolate SSNF chromosome VI, L_crocea_2.0, whole genome shotgun sequence, one genomic interval encodes:
- the capzb gene encoding F-actin-capping protein subunit beta isoform X2, whose amino-acid sequence MSDQQLDCALDLMRRLPPQQIEKNLSDLIDLVPSLCEDLLSSVDQPLKISRDKVVGKDYLLCDYNRDGDSYRSPWSNKYEPPIEDGAMPSSRLRKLEVEANNAFDQYRDLYFEGGVSSVYLWDLEHGFAGVILIKKAGDGSKKIKGCWDSIHVVEVQEKSSGRTAHYKLTSTVMLWLQTNKEGSGTMNLGGSLTRQMEKDDTVGESSPHIANIGRLVEDMENKIRSTLNEIYFGKTKDIVNDLRNVQPLLDLSKKDAMRCELMSALKLKQNS is encoded by the exons ATG agtgATCAGCAGCTGGACTGTGCCCTGGACTTGATGAGGCGTCTGCCTCCTCAGCAGATCGAGAAGAACCTCAGCGACCTCATTGACCTG GTGCCCTCTCTGTGTGAGGACCTCCTCTCTTCTGTGGACCAGCCCCTGAAGATTTCCCGGGACAAGGTTGTGGGGAAAGACTATCTGCTCTGTGACTACAACCGAGATGGCGACTCCTACAG ATCCCCGTGGAGTAATAAGTATGAACCTCCCATTGAAGATGGTGCAATGCCTTCATCTCGCCTGAGGAAACTCGAGGTTGAGGCCAACAACGCCTTTGACCAGTACAGAGACCT GTACTTTGAGGGTGGTGTGTCCTCCGTGTACCTCTGGGACTTGGAACATGGCTTCGCTGGAGTTATTCTCATCAAGAAGGCTGGGGATGGATCCAAAAAGATCAAAGGGTGTTGGGACTCCATCCATGTGGTGGAGGTGCAG GAGAAGTCCAGCGGTCGCACTGCTCACTACAAACTCACCTCCACCGTCATGCTGTGGctccagacaaacaaagaaggCTCCGGTACCATGAACCTGGGTGGCAGTCTTACAAGACAG atgGAAAAAGATGACACAGTTGGAGAGTCCTCACCCCACATCGCCAACATCGGCCGCCTTGTTGAA GATATGGAGAACAAGATTCGCTCCACACTGAATGAAATCTACTTTGGCAAGACCAAGGACATCGTCAACGACCTTAG GAATGTTCAGCCTCTGCTTGACTTGTCAAAGAAGGATGCCATGCGGTGCGAGCTGATGTCGGcactcaaactcaaacaaaacagcTAG
- the capzb gene encoding F-actin-capping protein subunit beta isoform X1 produces MSDQQLDCALDLMRRLPPQQIEKNLSDLIDLVPSLCEDLLSSVDQPLKISRDKVVGKDYLLCDYNRDGDSYRSPWSNKYEPPIEDGAMPSSRLRKLEVEANNAFDQYRDLYFEGGVSSVYLWDLEHGFAGVILIKKAGDGSKKIKGCWDSIHVVEVQEKSSGRTAHYKLTSTVMLWLQTNKEGSGTMNLGGSLTRQMEKDDTVGESSPHIANIGRLVEDMENKIRSTLNEIYFGKTKDIVNDLRSIESLPDNQKYRQLQKELSQVLTQRQIFID; encoded by the exons ATG agtgATCAGCAGCTGGACTGTGCCCTGGACTTGATGAGGCGTCTGCCTCCTCAGCAGATCGAGAAGAACCTCAGCGACCTCATTGACCTG GTGCCCTCTCTGTGTGAGGACCTCCTCTCTTCTGTGGACCAGCCCCTGAAGATTTCCCGGGACAAGGTTGTGGGGAAAGACTATCTGCTCTGTGACTACAACCGAGATGGCGACTCCTACAG ATCCCCGTGGAGTAATAAGTATGAACCTCCCATTGAAGATGGTGCAATGCCTTCATCTCGCCTGAGGAAACTCGAGGTTGAGGCCAACAACGCCTTTGACCAGTACAGAGACCT GTACTTTGAGGGTGGTGTGTCCTCCGTGTACCTCTGGGACTTGGAACATGGCTTCGCTGGAGTTATTCTCATCAAGAAGGCTGGGGATGGATCCAAAAAGATCAAAGGGTGTTGGGACTCCATCCATGTGGTGGAGGTGCAG GAGAAGTCCAGCGGTCGCACTGCTCACTACAAACTCACCTCCACCGTCATGCTGTGGctccagacaaacaaagaaggCTCCGGTACCATGAACCTGGGTGGCAGTCTTACAAGACAG atgGAAAAAGATGACACAGTTGGAGAGTCCTCACCCCACATCGCCAACATCGGCCGCCTTGTTGAA GATATGGAGAACAAGATTCGCTCCACACTGAATGAAATCTACTTTGGCAAGACCAAGGACATCGTCAACGACCTTAG ATCTATTGAGTCTTTGCCTGATAACCAAAAGTACAGGCAGCTCCAGAAGGAGCTGTCGCAGGTCCTCACCCAGCGTCAGATCTTCATTGACTAG